In Solanum pennellii chromosome 3, SPENNV200, a single window of DNA contains:
- the LOC107013894 gene encoding 14 kDa proline-rich protein DC2.15-like, with protein sequence MASKNQASITLFLSLNLLFFALVSADCSTDILKFGACTNILNDLVGVIIGTTPTSSCCSLIGGLVDLEAAVCLCTAIKADILGIHLDIPISLNILLNVCGKNYPTGYTC encoded by the coding sequence ATGGCTTCCAAAAATCAGGCCTCTATTACCCTTTTCTTATCACTTAATCTCCTCTTCTTTGCTCTTGTAAGTGCAGACTGTTCAActgatattttgaaatttggggCATGTACTAATATACTTAATGATTTGGTGGGTGTAATTATCGGGACTACTCCAACTTCGTCATGCTGCAGTTTGATTGGGGGACTGGTGGACCTAGAGGCCGCGGTTTGCTTGTGCACAGCCATAAAAGCAGATATTCTGGGAATTCATTTGGATATACCAATCTCTCTAAACATCCTTCTCAACGTCTGTGGAAAGAATTATCCTACTGGTTACACTTGttga